In Candidatus Zixiibacteriota bacterium, the following are encoded in one genomic region:
- the nuoH gene encoding NADH-quinone oxidoreductase subunit NuoH, whose protein sequence is MLADAIYGSLIALTAMSAVLTMAAGMIWLERRLLGLWQDRYGPNRVGPFGILQVVADMIKIFFKEDWMPSFADRFVFFLAPGVIILTVLMTFAVVPITSSINILDSNIGLLFFLAMSSLGAYSIVLGGWASNNKYSLLGALRAASQMISYEVFMGLSLLGVVAMSGTFNLAEIVDAQKNMWNIVPQFFGFIVFLIAAIAETHRLPFDIPEAESELVAGFHSEYSGMKFGMFFVGEYLGIVVISSMITVLFLGGWHGPILPPFVWFFLKTFVFMVFFILLRATLPRPRFDQLMSWGWKLMLPLALANVVVTGAVVLLWN, encoded by the coding sequence ATGCTGGCGGATGCCATATACGGAAGTTTGATCGCGTTGACGGCTATGAGCGCGGTATTGACAATGGCGGCCGGGATGATCTGGCTGGAGCGTCGGCTTCTGGGTTTGTGGCAGGATCGTTACGGCCCCAACCGGGTCGGACCTTTCGGCATCCTGCAGGTGGTGGCAGATATGATCAAGATCTTCTTCAAGGAAGACTGGATGCCGTCGTTTGCCGATCGGTTCGTGTTCTTTTTAGCGCCCGGAGTAATTATCCTGACTGTGCTGATGACTTTCGCTGTGGTGCCGATCACATCATCGATCAATATTCTCGATTCGAATATCGGGCTACTGTTCTTTTTGGCGATGTCGTCTTTGGGAGCCTACAGCATCGTCCTGGGAGGCTGGGCGTCGAATAATAAATACTCGCTTTTAGGCGCGCTTCGGGCCGCCTCGCAGATGATCTCCTATGAGGTCTTCATGGGGCTTTCCCTCCTGGGAGTGGTGGCGATGAGCGGGACATTCAACCTGGCAGAGATTGTCGATGCGCAGAAAAATATGTGGAATATCGTTCCGCAGTTTTTCGGTTTCATAGTCTTTCTGATCGCGGCCATCGCCGAGACCCATCGACTGCCGTTCGATATTCCCGAGGCCGAAAGCGAACTGGTGGCCGGCTTTCATTCGGAATACTCCGGTATGAAGTTCGGCATGTTCTTCGTCGGCGAATATCTCGGTATCGTGGTTATATCGTCAATGATCACGGTGCTCTTTCTGGGCGGATGGCATGGTCCGATCCTGCCGCCCTTCGTATGGTTCTTTTTGAAGACCTTCGTGTTCATGGTCTTTTTTATATTGCTCAGAGCCACGCTTCCGCGTCCCCGTTTCGATCAGTTGATGTCCTGGGGATGGAAGCTTATGCTGCCTTTGGCGCTGGCGAACGTTGTTGTAACCGGGGCGGTAGTTTTACTTTGGAATTAG